A window of the Ostrea edulis chromosome 1, xbOstEdul1.1, whole genome shotgun sequence genome harbors these coding sequences:
- the LOC130048240 gene encoding uncharacterized protein K02A2.6-like, producing MRLRRFNPTAEHVPGKNLVVPDTLSRSPLTGNSEETEEEVNLYVDSVVRNLPISDQRLERIRLATVDDPELSEVLQKTQNWWPNHERSLKAEIRPYFTARSELSVLNGILMYRDRIVIPEALTPETLKDIHSGHLGLNKCREHAQGAVWWPGISTDIERTVKSCEFCQVHQPKQNREPLKTTALPCRPWQKIAADLCELKGRHFLVVTDYFSRYLEIAYLDSLTSAHVIGKLKNILARWGIPEELVTDNGTQFTSDSFKNFAAKYGFVHTATSPHYPQANGEAESAVKTAKRILQQEDIFIALMAYRSTPISTTGIHDRFPLHTT from the coding sequence ATGCGACTGCGCAGATTTAATCCGACTGCTGAACATGTGCCAGGGAAAAATCTTGTGGTTCCCGACACCCTCTCGAGGAGTCCGTTAACTGGGAACTCCGAGGAAACAGAGGAGGAAGTCAATCTTTACGTAGACTCTGTCGTAAGAAATCTTCCAATATCTGACCAACGACTAGAGCGCATTCGATTAGCTACTGTAGATGATCCAGAATTGTCTGAAGTTTTGCAGAAAACTCAGAACTGGTGGCCAAACCATGAGAGATCACTGAAAGCAGAAATCCGACCATATTTTACTGCAAGATCGGAACTGTCAGTTTTGAATGGCATTCTGATGTACAGAGACCGAATTGTTATTCCAGAAGCTCTTACACCAGAAACCTTAAAAGATATACATTCAGGACATTTAGGTCTTAATAAGTGCCGTGAACACGCACAGGGAGCAGTATGGTGGCCTGGAATTTCAACTGACATTGAGCGTACCGTTAAGTCCTGCGAATTCTGTCAAGTTCATCAACCAAAACAGAACCGAGAGCCGTTGAAGACAACAGCCCTTCCATGTCGTCCATGGCAAAAGATCGCTGCAGATCTATGTGAGCTGAAAGGTAGACATTTCTTAGTAGTTACAGACTATTTTTCTCGTTATCTGGAAATTGCTTACTTGGATTCATTGACTAGTGCTCATGTGATTGGAAAACTCAAGAATATATTAGCTCGATGGGGTATTCCTGAGGAATTGGTAACCGACAATGGCACCCAGTTTACATCAGACTCTTTCAAGAATTTTGCTGCTAAGTATGGATTTGTGCATACAGCCACTAGTCCTCACTACCCGCAAGCGAACGGTGAGGCTGAAAGTGCAGTGAAGACCGCGAAACGCATATTGCAGCAGGAAGACATCTTTATTGCGCTTATGGCATACCGTTCAACACCCATTTCAACAACAGGAATCCATGATCGGTTTCCACTACATACGACCTAG